The genomic DNA CGTTAACGAGCATTGCCGCATTAGCAACGACCTGATGAAAGGCAAAATCGTCGAGGTGCTTGTCGAAGGGGAGAGCAAGAACAATGCCGAGGTGCTGTCCGGCCGGACACGCAGCAACAAGCTGGTCCATTTTGAGGGCGGCAAGGATTTGATCGGCAAGTTCGTACAAGTGGAAATTACCGATCCAATGACATGGTATATTAAAGGGAATATCGTGTCAGAAGCGGTTACCTCCGCTTAATGAATAGGATGAAATACAGATTGGATTGTGTATGAAATACATGGCTTGAATTTAGTTGGGAGGAAAGAGCATTGGGACAAGAGCATAACCACACGACCGATTGTGGAATTCCGAAATTCGATTCCCGCGATCTCGTCATTCGCGAAGATATTATGGCAAAAGCAAAAGAGCTCGCAGAGCTGATCGGGACAAGCGAGGAGGTTCAGCATTTCCAGAAGGCTGAGCAGCTGATCCGGAAGCATGAAAGAGTGCAAACGTTAATCAGTGCCATCAAGAAGAAGCAGAAGGAAATCGTTGCCTTCCAAAGCTTCCAGAATCAAGCGATGGTTGACAAAATTGAGCGGGAGATCGATGAGCTTCAGGACGAGCTGGATGAAATACCACTCGTGACCGAATTCCAGCAAAGCCAGAGCGATATTAATTATTTGCTGCAGCTCGTCATTTCGGTAATCCGGGATACGGTATCCGAGAAGGTCAATGTTGAATCCGGAAGCGAACCTGCTCCGGCTTCAGGATACGGCGAGTAAGTCATCATGAAACTGTGCGGAGGCTTACCCTTCGCACTTTTTTTGACGATACACCATCCGTATTTTATTAATATCATGAAATATCTGCGTAATGATTGTTTGAATAAAGGCATCTTAGGAATAATACATCAAGAAAGGGTTGACCGCGTCAATCCATACAGAAGGAGGAACGATAATGGATTGGACGGATATCATGTCCCGCAGTGAGAAGTCGTTTTGGGGACTGCTTGGCCTCCGGCTGTTATCGGCAGACAGTCAGCGTGTGGAGATCGGCCTTACCGCTACCGAGTCGCATCTAAATTCCATGGGCATCGTCCATGGGGGCGTCCTGTCCGCGATGATGGATCAGGCGATGGGGACGCTTGTAACGGCTACCAAGGAAGGCCGGGAAGGCGTAACGACGCATTTGAACGTAAACTTTCTGAGTCCGATGCAAATGGGCGAATTGATCGTGACGGCTTATCCGCTGCATGAGACGTTCCGTACGATGACTTTGCGTGCTGAAGTCCGCAACAGTGAGGGCTTATTGGGAAGCATCGCAACAGCGACGTTCCGGCTGCCGAAGGATAAAGGGAACTCCGGCAAGGATCAAGGCTGATTCATAGTAATGCAAATTCAACGGAATGTTGCCCGGTGATTCGCTAGGTAACGTTATCATATGAGTAATGTGGTGATTCATGATGAGTATGGAACAAGAACAGGATCAGGGACAGCATCGCTACGATGCCAAGAAATACCGAACACCGGATGGAATTCCTGCGGACATAGTCATGTTTACACTAGCCAAGCAGGAGCGCAAGGCCGCTACGAAGTCGCTTCCTAGGTTCGATTTGAAGGTGATGCTGATTCGCCGCAGAAGCTGGCCGTTTGCCGGGGCCTGGGCGCTGCCGGGGGGATTTTCACAAGAGGATGAGTCTTTGTATGAGACCGCGCGCAGAGAGTTGAAGGAGGAGACAGGGGTAGACGGTCACCATCTGGAGTATCTCGGGGTGTACAGCAAGCCCGGACGCGACCCGCGCGGCTGGATTATCTCTCACGCTTTCTTCGCGCTAGTCGAGGAGTGGGTGCTGGAGAAGCGCCAATCCGCGGACGATGCCCAGGAAGTCGGATTGTTTACGGTGAAAGAGGCGCTGGAGGATTTACAGCTCGCGTTCGATCATCGTGAAATTTTAGAGGACGCTTATAAGAGAATTCAGCAGCAGATGCTGCATACGACAATCGCGAAGCAGTTTTTGCCGCCTCATTTTACGCTTGGCGAGCTTTATCAAGTTATTCAGACGGTTGTACCGGATTTCGCGGAGCTGAATTTCATTCGCAAAATCACGTCCACCCGCAGCAGACAGGGGATTTTGGAGGAAGTGCGCGATGAGAACGGGAATCCGATGCTGTCCAATCAATATTCGCAGCGTCCGGCGCAGTTATATCGTTTTACCGATTATACGCCAAGATTATCCATTTATACTTAACGGATTGCGATATCTTGATTCTTTGTTCATGTAGTTAACTATTTGTCAGCTGCCGTTTCATGTTCATTCCATGTTCATAATTTATTAAGGTGAAGGGCTGGGTGAAGCTGGATGAAAGCACTGCTTGTTGTTGATTATACGAAGGATTTCGTCGATGGAAAACTGCCTGTAGGAGAGCCGGCGATTTTGCTCGAATCGGCGATTTGCCAAATTACGGAGCAATATGTGCAGCAGGGCGATTTTGTCGTCATGGCGGTGGATTTGCACGAAGAGGGGGATACGCTCCATCCGGAATCCAAGCTATTCCCGCCGCATAACATCCGAGGTACGGAAGGACGGGAACTGTACGGTAAGTTAGCGGACGTGTACAAGCGGCACCAGGATCGGATTTACTGGATGGACAAAACGCGATACAGCGCTTTTTGCGGCACCGATCTCGAGCAGAAATTGCGGGAACGGGGAATTAACGAAGTGGCGATCGTCGGTGTTTGCACGGATATTTGCGTATTGCATACCGCTGTAGATGCATATAATAAAGGTTATGGCATTACGATTTACGAGGATGGTGTAGCCAGCTTCAATCCGGAAGGCCATACATGGGCACTCGGGCATTTTCGTGCTACTTTGGGTGCAAATGTGACAAGCAGCCGATAAACTTAAGTAATAGCTGCGCATGAGTGCAGTTGCGACACCAGAGAGGATGAAAGACAGATGCAAAGCTCAAGTTTGGCGCTACATACGGATAAATATCAGATTAATATGATTTATGCCCACTGGGTAAACGGTACGCATGAACGCAAAGCGGTGTTCGAGGCGTATTTTCGCAAGCTGCCCTTCGGCAACGGATATGCCGTGTTTGCAGGTTTAGAGCGAATTGTGCAGTACATATCCCACCTGCAGTTTTCAGATAGCGATATCGAGTTTCTGGGCAGACAGGAAGAGAATTACGACCCTGCTTTTCTGGAGCTGCTCCGTAATTTCCGATTTAAGGGCAATCTTTACGCTGTTCCTGAAGGAGCTTTGGTATTTCCGAGCGAGCCGCTGATTCGCGTAGAGGGAACAATTATGGAGGCCCAGCTGATCGAAACCGCACTGCTTAATTTCATGAACTTTCAGACCTTGATTGCCACCAAAGCATCACGGGTGAAGCGGGTGGCCGAAAATGATGTGCTGCTCGAATTCGGTTCACGGCGTGCACAGGAGGCCGATGCTGCCATTTGGGGAGCGAGAGCTGCCTATTTATCGGGCTTTGACGCGACCTCGAATTTGCTTGCCGGAGAGATCTTTGGCATTCCGACCAAAGGAACGCATGCACACTCCTGGGTGCAGAGCTTCGACTCGGAGCTGGAGGCATTTGAACGATTTGCTGAGGCGCTTCCTGATCAGGTCTCGCTGCTCGTGGATACATTTGACACGTTAAGCAGCGGCGTGCCGAACGCGATCAAGACCGCAAAGCTGCTGGAGAGCAAGGGCAAACGGTTAAGCAGCATTCGCCTGGATAGCGGAGATCTCGCTTACCTGTCGATAAAAGCCCGTAAAATGCTTGATGAAGCTGGTCTTCCATACGTTCAGATCGTTGCATCAAATGACCTGGACGAGAATACGATCTTTAACCTCAAGGCACAAGGGGCGAAAATCG from Paenibacillus woosongensis includes the following:
- a CDS encoding RicAFT regulatory complex protein RicA family protein; translation: MGQEHNHTTDCGIPKFDSRDLVIREDIMAKAKELAELIGTSEEVQHFQKAEQLIRKHERVQTLISAIKKKQKEIVAFQSFQNQAMVDKIEREIDELQDELDEIPLVTEFQQSQSDINYLLQLVISVIRDTVSEKVNVESGSEPAPASGYGE
- a CDS encoding PaaI family thioesterase; the encoded protein is MDWTDIMSRSEKSFWGLLGLRLLSADSQRVEIGLTATESHLNSMGIVHGGVLSAMMDQAMGTLVTATKEGREGVTTHLNVNFLSPMQMGELIVTAYPLHETFRTMTLRAEVRNSEGLLGSIATATFRLPKDKGNSGKDQG
- a CDS encoding NUDIX domain-containing protein; its protein translation is MSMEQEQDQGQHRYDAKKYRTPDGIPADIVMFTLAKQERKAATKSLPRFDLKVMLIRRRSWPFAGAWALPGGFSQEDESLYETARRELKEETGVDGHHLEYLGVYSKPGRDPRGWIISHAFFALVEEWVLEKRQSADDAQEVGLFTVKEALEDLQLAFDHREILEDAYKRIQQQMLHTTIAKQFLPPHFTLGELYQVIQTVVPDFAELNFIRKITSTRSRQGILEEVRDENGNPMLSNQYSQRPAQLYRFTDYTPRLSIYT
- a CDS encoding cysteine hydrolase family protein, with translation MKALLVVDYTKDFVDGKLPVGEPAILLESAICQITEQYVQQGDFVVMAVDLHEEGDTLHPESKLFPPHNIRGTEGRELYGKLADVYKRHQDRIYWMDKTRYSAFCGTDLEQKLRERGINEVAIVGVCTDICVLHTAVDAYNKGYGITIYEDGVASFNPEGHTWALGHFRATLGANVTSSR
- a CDS encoding nicotinate phosphoribosyltransferase → MQSSSLALHTDKYQINMIYAHWVNGTHERKAVFEAYFRKLPFGNGYAVFAGLERIVQYISHLQFSDSDIEFLGRQEENYDPAFLELLRNFRFKGNLYAVPEGALVFPSEPLIRVEGTIMEAQLIETALLNFMNFQTLIATKASRVKRVAENDVLLEFGSRRAQEADAAIWGARAAYLSGFDATSNLLAGEIFGIPTKGTHAHSWVQSFDSELEAFERFAEALPDQVSLLVDTFDTLSSGVPNAIKTAKLLESKGKRLSSIRLDSGDLAYLSIKARKMLDEAGLPYVQIVASNDLDENTIFNLKAQGAKIDIWGVGTQLITAADQPALGGVYKLVERERNGTMEPTIKISANPEKVTTPGRKDILRIVDGESGKAIADYICFPHEQQARSGGKLRLFDPVHPYLKKSVKNYKAISMQQQIFVDGELVYELPTLDAIRAYHKEQLQMFWPEYLRKLNPEKYRVNLSQEAWELKQKLIEEYMGQHED